A DNA window from Aminiphilus circumscriptus DSM 16581 contains the following coding sequences:
- the hypA gene encoding hydrogenase maturation nickel metallochaperone HypA, with the protein MHELSLVEALCKELLQQGQEQKWPRVTRIALRVGEMRQVVPDVLLFCFDVASKGTILEGAVLDIVPVPLLWMCLECGNVWPGDAANALCPNCGAMRTVLREGMELEIDFVEVEDFEENPEEATKESRSCQDW; encoded by the coding sequence GTGCATGAACTCTCCCTTGTGGAAGCACTCTGCAAGGAACTGTTGCAACAGGGACAGGAACAGAAATGGCCCAGGGTCACCCGGATTGCTCTCCGGGTGGGGGAGATGCGCCAGGTGGTTCCCGATGTGCTCCTGTTCTGTTTCGACGTGGCCTCAAAAGGGACGATTCTTGAAGGCGCCGTCCTTGACATCGTTCCCGTTCCGCTTCTTTGGATGTGTCTGGAGTGCGGGAACGTTTGGCCTGGAGATGCCGCAAACGCACTTTGCCCGAATTGCGGGGCAATGCGGACGGTTTTGCGAGAGGGAATGGAATTGGAAATCGATTTTGTGGAAGTCGAAGATTTCGAGGAAAACCCCGAAGAGGCAACGAAGGAGAGTCGATCATGCCAAGATTGGTGA
- the hypB gene encoding hydrogenase nickel incorporation protein HypB, translated as MPRLVNIRRSVFEEDRRNAEAVREELGRRGVLLVNLIGSPGAGKTTLLEATLRKNAERSEARRFRCAVIEGDVATSRDAERIMALGVPSVQINTEGGCHLEAHLVRKALGALPLDEVDLLFVENVGNLVCPAEFDLGEDFKVAVSSVPEGDDKPLKYPHLFHLVRAVILTKRDLAPYVRFSPERFWGDVEKLNPSARRFLVDSIQGDGLEEWLFGLDEWLEEKRHR; from the coding sequence ATGCCAAGATTGGTGAACATTCGGAGGTCGGTCTTCGAGGAGGACCGGAGGAACGCCGAGGCTGTCCGAGAAGAACTGGGGCGACGCGGCGTGCTTTTGGTGAATCTCATCGGTTCTCCCGGCGCGGGAAAAACCACGTTGCTGGAGGCGACGCTGCGAAAGAACGCGGAGCGGTCGGAGGCGCGCCGTTTTCGGTGTGCCGTCATCGAGGGAGATGTCGCCACGAGCCGCGACGCGGAGCGCATCATGGCGCTCGGTGTTCCTTCGGTGCAGATCAACACCGAGGGAGGATGTCACCTGGAGGCGCATCTCGTTCGAAAAGCTCTTGGTGCGCTTCCGTTGGACGAGGTGGATCTTCTCTTCGTGGAGAACGTAGGTAACCTTGTCTGTCCGGCGGAGTTCGATCTCGGCGAGGATTTCAAGGTCGCCGTCTCCAGTGTTCCCGAGGGGGACGACAAACCGCTCAAATATCCGCATCTCTTCCATCTGGTTCGGGCGGTGATTCTCACCAAGAGAGATCTCGCGCCTTACGTCCGTTTTTCTCCAGAGCGCTTCTGGGGCGACGTGGAGAAGCTCAACCCCTCGGCACGGCGTTTTCTGGTCGATTCCATCCAGGGGGATGGGCTGGAGGAGTGGCTTTTCGGGCTCGACGAATGGCTCGAGGAGAAACGGCACCGATGA
- the hpf gene encoding ribosome hibernation-promoting factor, HPF/YfiA family: protein MDIRYVTRNIEMPDEIRSLMDKKLEKLEKFFDRILDTQVEVHHSRGMFVVEITSNVNGVIMRGEDYAPDMRKAFEKALKNIERQVKRHKDYLRDRSHLKKGIPEISFDLESTLPLGEDSASVGKEEIVKIKRFPVRPMSPEEATMQMDLLGHTFFVFRNSDNGEINVVYRRREGNFGLLQPEK, encoded by the coding sequence ATGGACATCCGCTATGTCACGAGAAATATCGAGATGCCCGACGAAATCCGTAGCTTGATGGACAAGAAGCTCGAGAAACTGGAGAAATTCTTTGACCGCATTCTCGATACGCAGGTGGAGGTCCACCACAGCCGAGGCATGTTCGTTGTGGAGATCACGTCCAACGTGAACGGCGTGATCATGAGGGGTGAGGATTACGCTCCGGACATGAGAAAAGCTTTTGAAAAGGCGCTCAAGAACATCGAACGCCAGGTGAAACGACATAAGGATTACCTGAGGGATCGCTCACACCTGAAGAAGGGAATCCCCGAAATTTCCTTTGACCTGGAGAGCACATTGCCTCTGGGGGAGGACTCCGCCTCCGTCGGGAAGGAGGAGATCGTCAAGATCAAGCGTTTCCCCGTGCGTCCCATGTCTCCCGAGGAGGCAACCATGCAGATGGATTTACTGGGACACACTTTCTTCGTGTTCAGAAATTCCGACAACGGGGAGATCAATGTGGTCTACCGGCGAAGAGAGGGAAACTTCGGACTTCTCCAGCCCGAGAAGTGA
- a CDS encoding pyridoxal phosphate-dependent aminotransferase encodes MKISSRAGRLEPSATLAVTGKAKALKSKGKNVISFGAGEPDFASPPEALRYAREAMERGETHYTAASGIPELKKAVAEYYARRFDLVYDPADILIGAGAKPLLYYALGCIVDPGDEVLVLAPAWVSYVEQIRLLDAVPVEVDTKATGYLPTVEAIAQAITPRTTAIILNSPCNPTGMVLDRDLLCAIGKLAEQHDLWILWDEIYERLVYGEAVHHNLVQLMPELRPRTIVINGVSKAFAMTGWRIGYALGPSAVMEKIAAFQGHITSNACSIAQWASLGALRGGEAEVRAMHAIFSERRNLMVKLLRDMPLVTFPEPRGAFYVFVNISACMGKTHGRTTFHDDMAFCEKLLESELVAAVPGSAFLCPEHVRFSYSNATEEIVEGMARFRRFLESLS; translated from the coding sequence ATGAAGATATCCTCCCGCGCAGGACGACTTGAACCGTCGGCAACACTCGCGGTAACCGGCAAGGCGAAGGCTCTCAAGAGCAAGGGCAAGAACGTGATCTCCTTCGGAGCTGGCGAACCGGATTTCGCCTCCCCCCCGGAAGCGTTGCGATACGCTCGGGAAGCCATGGAGCGGGGGGAAACGCACTACACCGCCGCCAGCGGCATTCCCGAACTCAAGAAGGCCGTCGCGGAATACTATGCGCGCCGTTTCGACCTCGTCTACGATCCCGCGGACATTCTCATCGGCGCCGGAGCAAAACCCCTGCTTTACTATGCGTTGGGGTGCATCGTCGACCCCGGCGACGAGGTACTCGTTCTCGCTCCCGCCTGGGTGAGCTACGTGGAACAGATTCGCCTCCTCGACGCGGTTCCGGTGGAGGTCGACACGAAAGCAACAGGCTATCTGCCCACTGTGGAAGCCATCGCGCAGGCCATCACTCCAAGGACGACGGCGATCATCCTCAACAGCCCCTGCAATCCAACGGGCATGGTACTCGACCGTGACCTTCTTTGCGCCATCGGCAAACTCGCCGAACAGCATGATTTGTGGATTCTTTGGGACGAGATCTATGAACGTCTCGTCTACGGAGAGGCGGTACACCATAATCTCGTTCAGCTCATGCCGGAGCTTCGCCCCAGAACCATCGTGATCAACGGTGTAAGCAAAGCCTTCGCCATGACGGGCTGGCGCATCGGCTACGCCCTCGGCCCTTCAGCGGTGATGGAAAAGATCGCCGCCTTTCAGGGACACATCACCTCCAACGCCTGTTCCATCGCTCAGTGGGCCTCCCTCGGCGCTCTTCGGGGAGGCGAGGCGGAGGTTCGCGCCATGCACGCCATTTTCTCCGAACGCAGGAATCTCATGGTAAAACTCCTGCGGGATATGCCTCTCGTCACCTTCCCGGAGCCCAGGGGCGCCTTTTATGTCTTCGTGAATATCAGTGCCTGCATGGGCAAAACCCACGGACGAACGACCTTCCATGACGACATGGCCTTCTGTGAAAAACTTCTCGAATCAGAGCTGGTCGCTGCCGTTCCCGGAAGTGCCTTTCTCTGTCCGGAACACGTGCGTTTCTCCTACTCCAACGCCACCGAGGAAATCGTCGAGGGCATGGCCAGATTCCGTCGTTTCCTTGAATCTCTTTCCTAA
- a CDS encoding ATP-dependent helicase, which translates to MTEKMRAPGTPGADLRNSLNPRQEEAVRYCDGPLLVLAGAGSGKTKVLTSKIAYLVSQGVPRERILAVTFTNKAATEMRDRVANLLGEGAGTWGNRSLQIGTFHAFGLRFLLRSGDALEKRGFRRNFVIFDRNDTRSLVKDLLAAQGNVPMGGQAKEDIGGILELFSRAKNEGDVRTLEPVGLRAAMRELFDAYTGALRAQGALDFDDLLRLPLHLLATDEEVLRRERGAIDWVLVDEYQDVNRLQYLLLRMLVGREGHIMVVGDPDQSIYGWRGADMRMILNFERDFPGAKVVVLNQNYRSSATILKAANAVIRNNNARKNKDLWTVRDGGSPLHLFLGGSERQEALFVAEETERLRNEGYRYGDMAVLYRMNALSRVYEQAFLEGGIPYRVVRGTAFYERKEIKDVLAFLRLAVNPWDRLSLFRVGNMPPRGLGKKRLESLAEVLGKTGEGDGVSLWKRLEETGLGLRGKADEGVRALARHMRNLGERKNAVDEAIRYVMDDLEYAAFLRETEPENWEEREENVFELLSVIPSEGTLEEFLGEVALFTDLDRREDGSEDAVNLLTLHAAKGLEFPVVFLVGMEEGVFPHARCIEEENGIEEERRLCYVGMTRAEERLYLSGARSRVLFGTVQRNGFSRFLWEIPDECRTMENRKEESAHGGRRFDRRRWGW; encoded by the coding sequence ATGACCGAAAAAATGCGTGCTCCCGGTACTCCTGGGGCGGATCTCCGAAATTCCCTGAACCCACGTCAGGAGGAGGCGGTTCGCTATTGCGACGGACCTCTCCTCGTGCTCGCCGGTGCAGGAAGCGGCAAGACGAAGGTGCTCACGTCGAAGATTGCGTATCTTGTCTCTCAAGGCGTTCCTCGGGAACGCATTCTCGCCGTGACGTTCACCAACAAGGCTGCCACGGAGATGCGCGATCGGGTTGCAAACCTTCTGGGGGAAGGAGCCGGAACCTGGGGGAATCGCTCGTTGCAGATCGGAACGTTCCATGCCTTCGGTCTCCGTTTCCTCCTGCGTTCGGGAGACGCCTTGGAGAAACGGGGTTTCCGAAGAAACTTCGTCATTTTCGACCGAAACGACACGCGGTCTCTGGTGAAGGACCTGCTTGCCGCCCAAGGGAATGTCCCGATGGGCGGGCAGGCGAAGGAGGACATTGGAGGCATTCTGGAACTGTTTTCCCGGGCGAAGAACGAAGGAGACGTGCGGACCCTTGAGCCGGTGGGGCTGCGCGCTGCCATGAGGGAACTTTTTGACGCCTATACCGGTGCGCTTCGGGCACAGGGGGCGCTCGACTTCGACGATCTCCTGCGTCTTCCGCTGCACCTTCTCGCCACGGACGAGGAGGTACTCCGGAGGGAGCGGGGGGCCATCGACTGGGTGCTCGTGGATGAATACCAGGATGTGAATCGCCTTCAATACCTTCTGCTCCGCATGCTCGTCGGACGCGAGGGACACATCATGGTTGTGGGCGATCCGGATCAGTCCATCTATGGATGGCGAGGGGCGGACATGCGTATGATTCTCAACTTCGAGCGGGACTTTCCCGGAGCCAAGGTGGTGGTGCTCAATCAAAACTACCGCTCCTCCGCGACGATCCTCAAGGCGGCCAACGCGGTGATCCGAAACAACAACGCCAGAAAAAACAAGGATCTTTGGACGGTTCGGGACGGAGGGAGTCCCCTTCATCTTTTTCTCGGAGGCAGCGAACGTCAGGAAGCGCTCTTTGTCGCGGAGGAGACGGAACGCCTGCGTAACGAGGGATACCGATACGGCGATATGGCGGTCCTCTATCGGATGAACGCCCTGAGTCGCGTTTACGAGCAGGCATTCCTCGAGGGTGGCATTCCTTATCGGGTTGTCCGGGGAACGGCTTTCTACGAGCGAAAAGAGATCAAGGATGTGCTCGCCTTTCTCCGTCTCGCCGTGAATCCGTGGGATCGTCTCTCGCTTTTTCGGGTAGGAAACATGCCTCCTCGGGGACTCGGCAAAAAGAGATTGGAATCTCTCGCGGAGGTCCTCGGAAAAACCGGAGAGGGGGATGGCGTCTCTCTCTGGAAACGTTTGGAGGAGACCGGATTGGGATTGCGCGGCAAGGCCGACGAGGGGGTCCGTGCGCTGGCACGGCACATGCGGAACCTTGGAGAGCGGAAGAATGCCGTGGACGAAGCCATTCGCTACGTGATGGACGATCTGGAATACGCGGCCTTTCTTCGGGAGACTGAACCGGAGAATTGGGAGGAGCGGGAAGAGAATGTGTTCGAGCTTCTTTCCGTGATTCCTTCGGAGGGAACGCTGGAGGAATTTTTGGGGGAGGTGGCGCTCTTCACGGATCTGGACCGCCGAGAGGACGGTTCCGAGGATGCGGTGAACCTGCTCACGCTCCATGCGGCGAAGGGGCTGGAGTTTCCCGTCGTCTTTCTCGTGGGAATGGAGGAAGGTGTTTTCCCGCATGCCCGCTGCATCGAGGAGGAAAACGGCATCGAGGAAGAGCGACGGCTCTGCTATGTGGGGATGACAAGAGCGGAGGAACGCCTCTATCTGTCGGGAGCCCGTTCCAGGGTTCTTTTCGGAACAGTGCAGCGGAATGGATTTTCCCGGTTTCTCTGGGAGATTCCCGATGAATGCAGAACGATGGAGAACCGCAAGGAGGAGAGCGCCCATGGTGGTCGTCGGTTTGACCGGAGACGTTGGGGCTGGTAA
- a CDS encoding polyribonucleotide nucleotidyltransferase gives MMRTFEVTVGGSNITFETGKLAKQASGSILAKQGETVVLVSACISETPRSGIDFFPLLVDYEERYYSAGKIPGGFIKREGRPSETAILSCRVIDRSIRSLFDDNLRYDVHVVSTVLSVDQVNPPNVLAVNAASAALTISEIPWEGPVGAVRIGRIDGQFVVNPMEQDMPRSDLDLLVAGHAGGITMVEAGAKELPEEVMVDALELAHREILKIVDAQLKMREEIGKPKIVIPDPVRIPEIDRFVEETLREDIRNAVRIHEKKPRGEAIAAARQKALDAFSETFPDSAWYIKCAVEEQVKKAMRTLVIEERFRSDGRGMRDVRPISVEVGVLPRCHGSALFTRGETQSLAVTTLGMMGEDEQILDGLKIDEPSKRFMLHYNFPPYSVGEVRPMRGPGRREIGHGALAERALKQLMPEEEKFPYIVRVVSDILESNGSSSMASVCGGSLSLMDAGVPFMKACAGVAMGLIKEGDKVEILTDIQGLEDHYGDMDFKVAGTRDGITALQMDNKAGGITREILEAALGQAKEGRLHILEKMDEVLSTPRDSLSAFAPRITTIQVDLEKIRDIIGPGGKTIRSIVAQTGAKIDIQDDGKVFIASVSEEGTRHALSLINDLIREVQPGEIFAGKVVRMMAFGAFVELLPGKDGLLHVSEVSTHHVPKVDDILKPGDPVLVIVKEIDDMGRVNLSRRRLLERAEEFDLQNRFGDLLALERDREEKIAAVATTRPPRSGEDRPERSGGRSDGNRSFGDRDRRGSQNRGGGRPPRRREE, from the coding sequence ATGATGAGAACTTTTGAGGTGACGGTCGGAGGAAGCAACATCACCTTCGAGACCGGAAAACTGGCGAAACAGGCGAGCGGGTCCATTCTGGCGAAACAGGGTGAGACGGTGGTTCTCGTTTCGGCGTGCATCTCCGAAACGCCCCGATCAGGCATCGATTTCTTCCCGCTCCTTGTCGATTACGAAGAGCGGTACTATTCGGCGGGGAAGATCCCCGGAGGGTTCATCAAACGCGAGGGGCGTCCCTCGGAGACGGCGATCCTGAGTTGCCGTGTCATCGACCGCTCCATCCGGTCACTTTTTGACGACAACCTTCGTTACGACGTGCACGTGGTCTCCACGGTCCTCTCCGTGGATCAGGTGAATCCACCGAACGTCCTTGCGGTGAACGCCGCCTCCGCGGCGTTGACGATCTCCGAGATTCCCTGGGAGGGGCCTGTCGGAGCCGTACGCATCGGGCGCATCGATGGACAGTTCGTGGTGAATCCCATGGAGCAGGACATGCCCCGCAGTGATCTGGATCTTCTCGTGGCAGGGCATGCGGGGGGTATCACCATGGTCGAGGCGGGGGCGAAGGAATTGCCCGAGGAGGTCATGGTGGACGCTCTTGAACTGGCGCACCGGGAAATTCTCAAGATCGTGGACGCGCAGCTCAAGATGCGGGAGGAGATAGGCAAGCCGAAGATTGTCATTCCCGACCCGGTGCGTATCCCCGAGATCGACCGTTTTGTGGAGGAGACGCTTCGGGAGGATATCCGGAATGCCGTTCGGATTCATGAGAAGAAGCCCCGGGGTGAGGCAATCGCCGCGGCGCGGCAGAAAGCGCTCGACGCCTTCAGTGAGACCTTTCCCGACAGCGCCTGGTATATCAAGTGTGCCGTGGAAGAGCAGGTGAAGAAGGCCATGCGCACCCTCGTCATCGAGGAGCGCTTCCGCTCCGACGGCAGGGGCATGCGTGATGTACGTCCCATTTCCGTCGAGGTCGGAGTCCTCCCTCGCTGTCACGGCTCCGCCCTGTTCACGAGGGGAGAGACGCAAAGCCTTGCCGTGACGACTCTGGGTATGATGGGTGAGGACGAGCAGATTCTCGATGGACTCAAGATCGACGAGCCCTCAAAACGTTTCATGCTTCACTACAATTTCCCTCCTTATTCCGTAGGAGAGGTGCGCCCCATGCGCGGCCCGGGAAGGCGTGAAATCGGGCACGGTGCGCTGGCGGAACGGGCACTCAAACAGCTCATGCCCGAGGAGGAAAAATTTCCTTATATCGTCCGCGTCGTCTCGGATATTCTCGAATCGAACGGATCCAGCTCAATGGCCTCGGTCTGCGGTGGCAGCCTCTCCCTCATGGATGCGGGTGTTCCCTTTATGAAAGCCTGCGCCGGAGTTGCCATGGGACTCATCAAGGAAGGGGACAAGGTGGAGATCCTCACGGATATTCAAGGGCTCGAAGATCACTACGGAGATATGGACTTCAAGGTCGCCGGAACCCGCGATGGCATTACGGCGCTGCAGATGGACAACAAAGCGGGAGGGATCACCCGGGAGATTCTGGAAGCCGCCCTCGGACAGGCAAAGGAGGGACGGCTCCACATCCTCGAAAAAATGGACGAGGTGCTTTCCACGCCCAGAGACTCGCTCTCGGCCTTTGCTCCCCGGATCACCACGATTCAGGTGGACCTGGAGAAGATTCGTGACATCATCGGTCCCGGCGGAAAAACCATCCGGAGCATCGTGGCCCAGACGGGGGCGAAGATCGACATCCAGGACGACGGCAAGGTCTTCATCGCCTCCGTGTCCGAGGAAGGGACGCGCCACGCGCTTTCCCTCATCAACGATCTCATTCGTGAAGTGCAGCCGGGAGAGATCTTCGCGGGCAAAGTGGTCCGCATGATGGCCTTCGGAGCCTTCGTGGAGCTGCTTCCAGGAAAGGACGGATTGCTTCACGTGAGCGAGGTGAGCACGCATCACGTCCCCAAGGTGGACGACATCCTTAAGCCCGGCGACCCTGTGCTCGTCATCGTCAAGGAGATCGACGACATGGGACGGGTAAACCTGAGCCGCCGCAGGCTTCTCGAGCGGGCGGAGGAATTCGATTTGCAGAACAGGTTCGGGGATCTTCTCGCCCTGGAGCGGGACCGGGAGGAGAAGATCGCCGCCGTGGCGACGACGCGTCCTCCGAGAAGCGGAGAGGACCGTCCGGAGCGCTCCGGAGGACGCTCGGACGGAAATCGCTCTTTCGGTGATCGAGACCGGAGAGGCTCACAGAACAGAGGCGGTGGCAGGCCGCCCCGTCGCCGGGAGGAATAG
- the coaE gene encoding dephospho-CoA kinase (Dephospho-CoA kinase (CoaE) performs the final step in coenzyme A biosynthesis.), with protein sequence MVVVGLTGDVGAGKSTLAHLWSGMGATVVSADAIVARLWNSPDILDAVRKRLGPDVFDEEGRARRAAVAERVFADDETYRWLNDLFHPPVLEEMERLVSAASRWVVAEIPLLFEVGVPWWMDLVVFVTAPEEIRAARNEYRGIGREALLLRERRLFSSEEKKARSRFVLENGADLETFRRKGRALGLLLRAMAELLSVECPCASREEALSLARMLVRENLAACTHIVPVESVFRWKSVVETEAEHLLVATTTERLFPVLRERLLAAHSYELPVITAREVRRGNAAALEWIVRSCVAPTEPS encoded by the coding sequence ATGGTGGTCGTCGGTTTGACCGGAGACGTTGGGGCTGGTAAGAGCACCCTCGCACACCTCTGGAGCGGGATGGGGGCGACGGTGGTGAGCGCCGACGCGATCGTGGCCCGGCTTTGGAACTCGCCGGACATCCTCGACGCGGTGCGGAAGCGTCTGGGGCCCGACGTCTTCGACGAAGAGGGGCGTGCGCGGAGGGCCGCCGTGGCGGAGCGCGTTTTTGCCGACGACGAAACCTATCGGTGGCTCAACGACCTGTTTCATCCTCCTGTTCTCGAGGAGATGGAGCGGCTCGTGAGCGCCGCTTCCAGGTGGGTTGTGGCAGAGATTCCCCTCCTTTTCGAGGTGGGAGTGCCCTGGTGGATGGATTTGGTCGTGTTTGTCACGGCTCCCGAGGAAATTCGGGCTGCAAGGAATGAATATCGGGGTATCGGCAGGGAGGCGCTCTTGCTTCGGGAACGACGACTCTTCTCTTCGGAGGAGAAAAAGGCACGCTCCCGTTTCGTTCTTGAAAACGGGGCGGATCTGGAGACCTTCCGTCGAAAAGGCAGAGCTCTGGGGCTGCTCTTGCGTGCCATGGCGGAACTGCTCTCGGTGGAGTGTCCCTGCGCTTCCAGGGAGGAAGCGCTTTCTCTGGCCCGCATGCTCGTTCGGGAGAATCTTGCCGCCTGCACGCACATTGTTCCGGTGGAGAGCGTGTTCCGGTGGAAAAGTGTCGTCGAAACCGAGGCGGAACACCTGCTCGTGGCGACGACCACGGAAAGGCTTTTCCCGGTCCTTCGGGAAAGGCTTCTCGCCGCGCATTCCTACGAGTTGCCGGTGATCACCGCCAGGGAAGTGCGGCGGGGAAACGCAGCGGCGCTCGAATGGATCGTTCGTTCCTGCGTCGCTCCGACGGAACCCTCATGA
- a CDS encoding molybdopterin-dependent oxidoreductase yields the protein MSRVCTTACPNDCPDGCVMRAECVAGEVSLRPHEAHPWTSFLCAKGTTWIERTLGDDRLTAPLLRDGAGWRELSWRSAWRLWADKAKETLDRFGPLSMMHYHHAGSLYFSKALLPSVFAALGGCTRTVGSLCGSAGNRGLRNCFGEVPVQRPETTQRFAGGILFWGRNALETHPHVVPLLREIRRRGGEIASVEIRKSATAAFGDRFWRVRPGGDAFLAAFLCRRLVLEGRCSPAWRARARNSAAFAAFLDSLDEAMLLENAGMPREEALELLAWLCRFFPVTHYGGYGMQRYLSGHLQFWWIGALAVLLGAFESPGGGVVFGKDESALFPKEFLPLFPLERRLPIAAWFRELPRCSPSVTLLVVTCANPLRQSPQSDSLARALRNIPFKVCVDHVLTETAAACDLVLPAATFLEEGDDWRGSYWHNYLVRSEQVFSPRGQVLPDVKIFSGFAEALGLSVDLEERKRLMDARLLADTRLECVGEGLYRWDEPEFWRLEDSCASLPLELPQSGDDGTTLSREGVTSSPMPYIVSETEGLRHVPLRLVTVHVAAYTNGQSRHVRGLPDLPECRMAPDEARERGFAEGECLLLQGENGEGKMEVHLVVDSSLGRGYVILPQGLPGVNSLTKALVSPGYGAPYAESRVLVTRSKGAPARA from the coding sequence ATGTCCCGCGTCTGCACCACCGCATGTCCCAATGATTGTCCCGACGGCTGTGTCATGCGGGCTGAATGCGTTGCGGGAGAAGTGTCGCTTCGTCCCCACGAGGCACATCCATGGACCAGTTTTCTCTGCGCCAAGGGAACGACATGGATTGAGCGGACCCTCGGCGACGATCGGCTCACGGCGCCTCTTCTTCGGGACGGGGCGGGGTGGAGGGAGCTTTCCTGGCGGAGTGCATGGCGCCTCTGGGCGGACAAAGCGAAAGAAACGCTCGATCGTTTCGGCCCTCTTTCAATGATGCACTACCACCACGCAGGCAGTCTCTATTTCTCGAAAGCGCTTCTTCCGTCGGTTTTTGCGGCGCTCGGCGGATGCACGCGTACCGTGGGATCGCTCTGTGGTTCCGCGGGAAACAGAGGATTGCGCAACTGTTTCGGTGAGGTCCCGGTGCAACGTCCCGAGACGACGCAGCGCTTTGCCGGGGGGATCCTTTTCTGGGGAAGGAACGCTCTGGAGACGCACCCCCATGTGGTGCCCCTTCTGCGGGAAATTCGGCGACGAGGCGGCGAAATCGCTTCCGTGGAAATCCGGAAGAGCGCCACCGCAGCCTTTGGAGACCGTTTTTGGAGAGTGCGCCCCGGCGGTGACGCCTTTCTCGCTGCTTTTCTGTGTCGTCGCCTTGTGCTGGAGGGACGCTGTTCTCCCGCCTGGAGGGCCCGCGCTCGGAACTCTGCGGCTTTTGCGGCTTTTCTGGACAGCCTGGACGAGGCTATGCTCCTCGAAAATGCCGGAATGCCTCGGGAGGAAGCATTGGAGTTGCTTGCATGGCTTTGTCGTTTCTTTCCGGTGACACACTATGGTGGATACGGAATGCAGCGCTACCTCTCGGGACACCTTCAGTTCTGGTGGATCGGCGCCCTGGCGGTGCTGTTGGGTGCTTTTGAGAGCCCGGGAGGCGGTGTCGTCTTCGGCAAAGACGAATCCGCGCTGTTTCCGAAAGAGTTTCTCCCGCTTTTTCCCCTGGAGAGGCGCCTGCCCATTGCCGCCTGGTTCAGGGAGCTGCCTCGCTGCAGTCCTTCCGTGACACTTCTGGTGGTGACCTGCGCGAATCCTCTGCGTCAGAGTCCTCAGAGTGACAGTCTGGCCCGGGCGCTCCGGAACATTCCCTTCAAGGTCTGTGTGGACCATGTTCTCACCGAAACCGCCGCCGCGTGCGACCTTGTGCTTCCCGCGGCGACCTTTCTCGAAGAGGGGGACGATTGGCGTGGTTCCTACTGGCACAACTATCTTGTCCGGAGCGAGCAGGTTTTCTCGCCCCGGGGACAGGTGTTGCCGGACGTGAAGATTTTCTCTGGTTTCGCCGAGGCGTTGGGTCTTTCGGTGGACCTTGAGGAGCGCAAGCGTCTCATGGATGCGCGCCTTCTCGCCGATACGCGGCTGGAGTGCGTCGGCGAGGGGCTTTACAGGTGGGACGAGCCGGAATTCTGGAGGTTGGAGGACTCTTGCGCGTCGCTTCCCCTGGAGCTTCCTCAAAGTGGGGACGACGGTACGACTCTGTCTCGGGAAGGCGTGACGTCCTCTCCGATGCCCTATATCGTTTCCGAGACGGAGGGTCTGAGGCATGTTCCGCTTCGGCTTGTGACGGTTCACGTGGCGGCGTACACGAACGGTCAAAGTCGACATGTGCGGGGACTCCCGGATCTGCCGGAATGTCGCATGGCTCCCGACGAGGCTCGGGAGCGCGGATTTGCCGAGGGAGAGTGTCTTTTGCTGCAGGGAGAAAACGGCGAGGGCAAGATGGAGGTCCACCTCGTGGTCGATTCCTCTCTCGGAAGAGGGTACGTCATTCTTCCCCAGGGACTTCCGGGAGTGAACAGCCTCACGAAGGCCCTGGTGAGCCCCGGATACGGCGCTCCCTATGCGGAGAGCCGCGTGCTTGTCACAAGGTCGAAAGGTGCGCCCGCTCGTGCATGA
- the rpsO gene encoding 30S ribosomal protein S15: protein MIQKEVKQQIIEEFSMHGSDTGSTEVQVAILTHRIRELTEHMKVHSKDFHSRRGLLKMVGKRRKLLAYLRSRDFGRYQALIQRLGLRH, encoded by the coding sequence ATGATTCAAAAGGAAGTCAAGCAGCAGATCATTGAAGAGTTCTCCATGCATGGATCGGACACGGGTTCCACGGAGGTACAGGTGGCTATTCTTACCCACCGGATCCGTGAGTTGACCGAGCACATGAAAGTGCACTCCAAGGATTTTCACTCCCGGAGAGGGCTTCTCAAGATGGTCGGCAAGCGTCGTAAGCTTCTTGCCTATCTGCGGAGTCGGGATTTCGGGCGCTATCAGGCGTTGATCCAAAGGTTGGGACTCCGCCACTGA